The following are from one region of the Arachis duranensis cultivar V14167 chromosome 10, aradu.V14167.gnm2.J7QH, whole genome shotgun sequence genome:
- the LOC107469565 gene encoding uncharacterized protein LOC107469565, with translation MSDVRLFQNKLIEEELAYDTNELTHTNLYMEQKMIHEQTLVFDEIPNAVITDFGGFYFVYGYGGCGKTFIWNGLSSAIQFRRKIVLNVASSEIASLLLPGDRTTHSRFSIPITIIGE, from the coding sequence ATGTCTGATGTTCGCCTTTTTCAGAATAAGCTAATAGAGGAGGAGTTAGCATATGATACAAATGAGTTAACTCACACAAACTTATATATGGAACAAAAGATGATTCATGAGCAAACGTTAGTATTCGATGAGATACCCAATGCTGTTATTACAGACTTTGGTGGTTTTTACTTTGTTTATGGGTATGGTGGGTGTGGTAAGACATTTATTTGGAATGGACTTTCTTCTGCCATTCAGTTTAGAAGAAAGATTGTTTTAAATGTTGCATCCAGTGAAATTGCGTCCTTACTTCTACCTGGTGACAGAACAACTCATTCTAGGTTTTCAATACCCATTACAATTATTGGTGAATGA